In one Pseudoliparis swirei isolate HS2019 ecotype Mariana Trench chromosome 23, NWPU_hadal_v1, whole genome shotgun sequence genomic region, the following are encoded:
- the rab40c gene encoding ras-related protein Rab-40C yields the protein MGDAMVSKGSKGSPVKSYDYLLKFLLVGDSDVGKGEILDSLQDGSAESPYAYSSGIDYKTTTILLDGRRVKLELWDTSGQGRFCTIFRSYSRGAQGILLVYDITNRWSFDGIDRWIREIDEHAPGVPRILVGNRLHLAFKRQVPTEQARAYAEKNGMTFFEVSPLCNFNVIESFTELSRIVLMRHGMEKFWKPNRVFSLQDLCCRAIVSCTPVHLIDKLPLPVAIKSHLRSFSMANGMNAVMMHGRSYSLASPVGGAKGNSLKRSKSIRLPRSPPQNCTRNNCKIS from the exons ATGGGCGACGCCATGGTCAGCAAGGGCAGCAAGGGCAGCCCGGTGAAGAGCTACGACTACCTGCTCAAGTTCCTCCTGGTGGGCGACAGCGACGTGGGCAAAGGAGAGATCCTGGACAGCCTGCAGGACGGATCGGCCGAGTCCCCTTACGCGTACAGCAGTG GTATTGACTATAAAACCACCACCATCCTTCTGGACGGGAGGAGAGTGAAGCTGGAGCTCtg ggaCACGTCCGGTCAGGGGAGGTTCTGCACCATCTTCCGCTCGTACTCCCGTGGCGCTCAG gggaTCCTGCTGGTCTATGACATCACCAACCGCTGGTCGTTTGACGGGATCGACCGCTGGATCCGAGAGATCGACGAG catgccccTGGCGTGCCCCGGATCCTGGTCGGGAACCGCCTGCACCTGGCCTTCAAGCGGCAGGTCCCCACGGAGCAGGCGAGGGCGTACGCCGAGAAGAACGGCATGACCTTCTTCGAGGTCAGCCCGCTGTGCAACTTCAACGTCATCGAGTCGTTCACCGAGCTGTCGCGCATCGTGCTCATGCGGCACGGCATGGAGAAGTTCTGGAAGCCCAACAGAG tgttCAGCCTGCAGGACCTGTGCTGCCGGGCCATCGTGTCGTGCACGCCGGTCCACCTCATCGACAAGCTGCCGCTGCCGGTGGCCATCAAGTCCCACCTGCGCTCCTTCTCCATGGCCAACGGCATGAACGCCGTCATGATGCACGGCCGCTCCTATTCGCTGGCCAGCCCGGTGGGCGGAGCCAAGGGCAACAGCCTCAAGAGGTCCAAGTCCATCCGGCTGCCGCGCAGCCCGCCGCAGAACTGCACCCGCAACAACTGTAAGATCTCCTAA
- the LOC130188267 gene encoding uncharacterized protein LOC130188267 isoform X2 — MSAVFSFSQECVQQLDLRNMISISMDGPNVNWKFLSMLQQEHAEAFGSAQLIVVGSCGLHTLHNAFKCGFSVWQLEKVLRAIHTLFHNSPARREDFCTLTKTSVFPLSFCGHRWIENLPVVDRAIALWPMIVMYVDAVTQKKLPSPRTSSYDTLAEARNDPLIMAKLHFFMAVSRSFTTFLTKYQTDEPVMPFISKDLSVLMKSLLKRFIKAEIVDDITALQMVKLDTNAKEARVHVKHVDIGLGAEAILKERQSSRNSNLGELSVLVFRKDCMDCLTNIVKKMQDKSPLKYTIVRQMACLDPQNMFSDPGLCCERMKGVVQRFLHDHQLSGGVSAGDVIVQQFGNFLSLETKNESFSSFQPMQTRLDVFLHGFLHQSYPELWAFSRKLLLLSHGQATVERGFSVNKEIEADNMKEDTVVAQRMICDYVSVCGGVLKVPLTKELMAAAASARSQYRLHLEQEKRKHASTALTEKRKVAEDYLEQLKKKKKILIEVANSLEKDADKLAEQAEGKSGTLMAQLITKSNVLRKRYKEKITELKEVEKDLEDKSAELRHMP; from the exons ATGTCTgcggttttttctttttctcaggaGTGTGTGCAGCAGCTTGACCTAAGAAATATGATTTCTATCTCGATGGACGGACCAAACGTCAACTGGAAATTTTTGTCAATGCTCCAACAGGAACATGCAGAGGCATTTGGAAGTGCCCAGCTGATTGTGGTGGGGAGCTGTGGGCTTCACACACTCCACAATGCCTTCAAATGTGGCTTCAGTGTCTGGCAACTGGAGAAAGTGCTCAGGGCAATACATACACTCTTTCATAATTCCCCTGCTAGAAGAGAAGATTTCTGCACTTTGACCAAGACATCTGTGTTTCCCCTATCATTCTGTGGGCATCGCTGGATAGAAAACCTACCTGTCGTCGACAGGGCTATTGCATTATGGCCAATGATCGTGATGTATGTAGATGCAGTGACACAGAAAAAACTTCCAAGCCCGAGAACATCATCCTATGACACTCTTGCAGAGGCACGGAATGACCCTCTCATAATGGCCAAGTTGCACTTCTTCATGGCTGTCTCTAGGAGCTTCACCACCTTTCTGACTAAATATCAGACAGATGAGCCTGTGATGCCATTCATCAGTAAAGATCTGTCTGTTCTCATGAAG AGCCTGCTGAAGAGGTTCATCAAGGCAGAGAtcgttgatgacatcactgcacTGCAAATGGTCAAACTGGACACAAATGCCAAGGAAGCAAGGGTTCACGTAAAGCATGTGGACATTGGGTTAGGAGCTGAAGCAATCCTAAAG GAACGCCAGAGTAGCCGCAACAGCAACttaggagagctcagtgtgttGGTATTTAGGAAGGACTGCATGGACTGTTTGACTAACATTGTCAAGAAAATGCAAGACAAGAGCCCACTGAAGTACACCATTGTGAGGCAGATGGCATGTTTGGACCCACAGAACATGTTCTCAGACCCCGGCTTGTGCTGTGAGAGAATGAAAGGAGTGGTTCAGAGGTTTCTGCATGATCACCAGCTGTCAGGAGGCGTCTCTGCCG GTGATGTGATTGTCCAGCAATTTGGAAATTTCTTGTCTCTGGAGACAAAAAATGAATCATTCTCTTCTTTCCAACCCATGCAAACACGACTGGATGTTTTCTTGCATGGATTCCTCCATCAATCCTACCCTGAACTCTGGGCTTTCTCCAGGAAACTTCTGCTCCTCTCCCATGGCCAAGCAACGGTTGAGAGGGGCTTTTCTGTAAATAAGGAGATAGAAGCTGATAACATGAAGGAAGACACAGTGGTTGCTCAGAGGATGATCTGTGActatgtctctgtctgtggGGGGGTTCTCAAAGTACctctgacaaaggagcttatgGCAGCTGCAGCTTCAGCGAGGTCTCAGTATCGGCTACACCTGGAACAGGAAAAGAGAAAGCATGCGAGCACTGCACtaacagaaaagagaaaagttgcAGAAGACTACCTTGAGCAgctcaaaaagaagaagaagatactgATTGAGGTAGCAAACAGCCTGGAAAAGGATGCAGACAAACTGGCAGAGCAAGCTGAGGGTAAATCAGGCACACTCATGGCCCAGCTAATCACCAAGTCCAACGTACTCAGAAAAAGATACAAAGAAAAAATCACAGAACTCAAAGAGGTTGAGAAAGATCTGGAGGATAAATCAGCAGAACTCAGGCATATGCCATAA
- the LOC130188267 gene encoding uncharacterized protein LOC130188267 isoform X1: MGKCKFNNIWLEKNEYFWLRSVPGNAYQASCVMCRKTFQLGTMGIRAVESHVKSKKHSDHAKARQQPAIASFCSTASIDVNASTLDGTVGNPEPTVMPSDLRAMCGSTPTLQAEVIWVLRTVTSHHSCRSNDGIGEVFKAMFPDSSLVQSFTCGKDKTTYVATFGLAPYIKKELITEVQQCSAFVIMFDETLNQTTKNKQLDLHVRYWINDHVQSRFFGAQFMGHATAQDLLQHFKECVQQLDLRNMISISMDGPNVNWKFLSMLQQEHAEAFGSAQLIVVGSCGLHTLHNAFKCGFSVWQLEKVLRAIHTLFHNSPARREDFCTLTKTSVFPLSFCGHRWIENLPVVDRAIALWPMIVMYVDAVTQKKLPSPRTSSYDTLAEARNDPLIMAKLHFFMAVSRSFTTFLTKYQTDEPVMPFISKDLSVLMKSLLKRFIKAEIVDDITALQMVKLDTNAKEARVHVKHVDIGLGAEAILKERQSSRNSNLGELSVLVFRKDCMDCLTNIVKKMQDKSPLKYTIVRQMACLDPQNMFSDPGLCCERMKGVVQRFLHDHQLSGGVSAGDVIVQQFGNFLSLETKNESFSSFQPMQTRLDVFLHGFLHQSYPELWAFSRKLLLLSHGQATVERGFSVNKEIEADNMKEDTVVAQRMICDYVSVCGGVLKVPLTKELMAAAASARSQYRLHLEQEKRKHASTALTEKRKVAEDYLEQLKKKKKILIEVANSLEKDADKLAEQAEGKSGTLMAQLITKSNVLRKRYKEKITELKEVEKDLEDKSAELRHMP; encoded by the exons ATGGGTAAATGCAAGTTCAATAATATATGGCTCGAAAAAAACGAGTATTTTTGGTTACGGTCGGTGCCTGGAAATGCTTATCAAGcgagctgcgttatgtgtcggaaGACTTTCCAACTCGGGACGATGGGGATCAGAGCGGTGGAATCGCACGTGAAAAGTAAGAAGCACAGCGACCACGCGAAGGCGCGCCAGCAGCCCGCCATTGCTAGCTTCTGCTCCACGGCTAGCATTGACGTGAACGCTTCAACGCTGGATGGAACCGTAGGAAATCCAGAGCCAACAGTAATGCCATCTGACCTCCGCGCAATGTGTGGCTCTACGCCAACACTACAAGCGGAGGTGATTTGGGTGCTGAGGACTGTGACAAGCCACCATTCATGCAGGTCTAATGACGGGATTGGAGAAGTATTTAAAGCAATGTTCCCAGATTCGAGCCTTGTACAGTCATTTACCTGCGGAAAAGACAAGACAACATACGTGGCTACATTTGGATTGGCGCCGTATATAAAAAAAGAGCTAATCACAGAAGTCCAGCAGTGCAGTGCGTTTGTCATTATGTTCGATGAGACattgaaccagaccaccaagaaCAAACAGCTGGACTTGCATGTGCGCTATTGGAtaaatgaccacgtccagtccAGATTTTTTGGAGCACAATTCATGGGCCATGCAACTGctcaggacctacttcagcatttCAAA gaGTGTGTGCAGCAGCTTGACCTAAGAAATATGATTTCTATCTCGATGGACGGACCAAACGTCAACTGGAAATTTTTGTCAATGCTCCAACAGGAACATGCAGAGGCATTTGGAAGTGCCCAGCTGATTGTGGTGGGGAGCTGTGGGCTTCACACACTCCACAATGCCTTCAAATGTGGCTTCAGTGTCTGGCAACTGGAGAAAGTGCTCAGGGCAATACATACACTCTTTCATAATTCCCCTGCTAGAAGAGAAGATTTCTGCACTTTGACCAAGACATCTGTGTTTCCCCTATCATTCTGTGGGCATCGCTGGATAGAAAACCTACCTGTCGTCGACAGGGCTATTGCATTATGGCCAATGATCGTGATGTATGTAGATGCAGTGACACAGAAAAAACTTCCAAGCCCGAGAACATCATCCTATGACACTCTTGCAGAGGCACGGAATGACCCTCTCATAATGGCCAAGTTGCACTTCTTCATGGCTGTCTCTAGGAGCTTCACCACCTTTCTGACTAAATATCAGACAGATGAGCCTGTGATGCCATTCATCAGTAAAGATCTGTCTGTTCTCATGAAG AGCCTGCTGAAGAGGTTCATCAAGGCAGAGAtcgttgatgacatcactgcacTGCAAATGGTCAAACTGGACACAAATGCCAAGGAAGCAAGGGTTCACGTAAAGCATGTGGACATTGGGTTAGGAGCTGAAGCAATCCTAAAG GAACGCCAGAGTAGCCGCAACAGCAACttaggagagctcagtgtgttGGTATTTAGGAAGGACTGCATGGACTGTTTGACTAACATTGTCAAGAAAATGCAAGACAAGAGCCCACTGAAGTACACCATTGTGAGGCAGATGGCATGTTTGGACCCACAGAACATGTTCTCAGACCCCGGCTTGTGCTGTGAGAGAATGAAAGGAGTGGTTCAGAGGTTTCTGCATGATCACCAGCTGTCAGGAGGCGTCTCTGCCG GTGATGTGATTGTCCAGCAATTTGGAAATTTCTTGTCTCTGGAGACAAAAAATGAATCATTCTCTTCTTTCCAACCCATGCAAACACGACTGGATGTTTTCTTGCATGGATTCCTCCATCAATCCTACCCTGAACTCTGGGCTTTCTCCAGGAAACTTCTGCTCCTCTCCCATGGCCAAGCAACGGTTGAGAGGGGCTTTTCTGTAAATAAGGAGATAGAAGCTGATAACATGAAGGAAGACACAGTGGTTGCTCAGAGGATGATCTGTGActatgtctctgtctgtggGGGGGTTCTCAAAGTACctctgacaaaggagcttatgGCAGCTGCAGCTTCAGCGAGGTCTCAGTATCGGCTACACCTGGAACAGGAAAAGAGAAAGCATGCGAGCACTGCACtaacagaaaagagaaaagttgcAGAAGACTACCTTGAGCAgctcaaaaagaagaagaagatactgATTGAGGTAGCAAACAGCCTGGAAAAGGATGCAGACAAACTGGCAGAGCAAGCTGAGGGTAAATCAGGCACACTCATGGCCCAGCTAATCACCAAGTCCAACGTACTCAGAAAAAGATACAAAGAAAAAATCACAGAACTCAAAGAGGTTGAGAAAGATCTGGAGGATAAATCAGCAGAACTCAGGCATATGCCATAA
- the LOC130188267 gene encoding uncharacterized protein LOC130188267 isoform X3, producing MGKCKFNNIWLEKNEYFWLRSVPGNAYQASCVMCRKTFQLGTMGIRAVESHVKSKKHSDHAKARQQPAIASFCSTASIDVNASTLDGTVGNPEPTVMPSDLRAMCGSTPTLQAEVIWVLRTVTSHHSCRSNDGIGEVFKAMFPDSSLVQSFTCGKDKTTYVATFGLAPYIKKELITEVQQCSAFVIMFDETLNQTTKNKQLDLHVRYWINDHVQSRFFGAQFMGHATAQDLLQHFKECVQQLDLRNMISISMDGPNVNWKFLSMLQQEHAEAFGSAQLIVVGSCGLHTLHNAFKCGFSVWQLEKVLRAIHTLFHNSPARREDFCTLTKTSVFPLSFCGHRWIENLPVVDRAIALWPMIVMYVDAVTQKKLPSPRTSSYDTLAEARNDPLIMAKLHFFMAVSRSFTTFLTKYQTDEPVMPFISKDLSVLMKSLLKRFIKAEIVDDITALQMVKLDTNAKEARVHVKHVDIGLGAEAILKVM from the exons ATGGGTAAATGCAAGTTCAATAATATATGGCTCGAAAAAAACGAGTATTTTTGGTTACGGTCGGTGCCTGGAAATGCTTATCAAGcgagctgcgttatgtgtcggaaGACTTTCCAACTCGGGACGATGGGGATCAGAGCGGTGGAATCGCACGTGAAAAGTAAGAAGCACAGCGACCACGCGAAGGCGCGCCAGCAGCCCGCCATTGCTAGCTTCTGCTCCACGGCTAGCATTGACGTGAACGCTTCAACGCTGGATGGAACCGTAGGAAATCCAGAGCCAACAGTAATGCCATCTGACCTCCGCGCAATGTGTGGCTCTACGCCAACACTACAAGCGGAGGTGATTTGGGTGCTGAGGACTGTGACAAGCCACCATTCATGCAGGTCTAATGACGGGATTGGAGAAGTATTTAAAGCAATGTTCCCAGATTCGAGCCTTGTACAGTCATTTACCTGCGGAAAAGACAAGACAACATACGTGGCTACATTTGGATTGGCGCCGTATATAAAAAAAGAGCTAATCACAGAAGTCCAGCAGTGCAGTGCGTTTGTCATTATGTTCGATGAGACattgaaccagaccaccaagaaCAAACAGCTGGACTTGCATGTGCGCTATTGGAtaaatgaccacgtccagtccAGATTTTTTGGAGCACAATTCATGGGCCATGCAACTGctcaggacctacttcagcatttCAAA gaGTGTGTGCAGCAGCTTGACCTAAGAAATATGATTTCTATCTCGATGGACGGACCAAACGTCAACTGGAAATTTTTGTCAATGCTCCAACAGGAACATGCAGAGGCATTTGGAAGTGCCCAGCTGATTGTGGTGGGGAGCTGTGGGCTTCACACACTCCACAATGCCTTCAAATGTGGCTTCAGTGTCTGGCAACTGGAGAAAGTGCTCAGGGCAATACATACACTCTTTCATAATTCCCCTGCTAGAAGAGAAGATTTCTGCACTTTGACCAAGACATCTGTGTTTCCCCTATCATTCTGTGGGCATCGCTGGATAGAAAACCTACCTGTCGTCGACAGGGCTATTGCATTATGGCCAATGATCGTGATGTATGTAGATGCAGTGACACAGAAAAAACTTCCAAGCCCGAGAACATCATCCTATGACACTCTTGCAGAGGCACGGAATGACCCTCTCATAATGGCCAAGTTGCACTTCTTCATGGCTGTCTCTAGGAGCTTCACCACCTTTCTGACTAAATATCAGACAGATGAGCCTGTGATGCCATTCATCAGTAAAGATCTGTCTGTTCTCATGAAG AGCCTGCTGAAGAGGTTCATCAAGGCAGAGAtcgttgatgacatcactgcacTGCAAATGGTCAAACTGGACACAAATGCCAAGGAAGCAAGGGTTCACGTAAAGCATGTGGACATTGGGTTAGGAGCTGAAGCAATCCTAAAG GTGATGTGA